One window of Dysidea avara chromosome 11, odDysAvar1.4, whole genome shotgun sequence genomic DNA carries:
- the LOC136238060 gene encoding uncharacterized protein, giving the protein MSGDEVSEKLRKLTLLGVRNLNQQLGKGSYGQVFTVKYNGLICAAKEIHSLLVEAGERYQDNFILECIRCSELTHPNIVHFMGVYYPSRVSLPVMVMELMDESLTNYVKKPNINVKRKISILHDVAEGLAYLHTRNPPVIHRDLSPNNILLKHPGVEQVPPVTKIADLGVARIVKADSQSTRSRLTTVPGTPDFMPPETFVDNPKYGTALDVFSFGGIMLHTLNQEWPTPKTVAQFDQITCEVIKALDEIERRQKYLDKITGEAEMLQSMIIECLANDPTKRPKIIDLSKKLKPLKESPSFVPALQSGCYNINWTKHADLPSEMYGASVAADEDKVYVMAGSSPEDDTLYCVYRYDIRTDQWDQLPRPGHYWGVLHVICGHLVIIGGAVLDNDNPTPTNKVLTYDKYGNSWVSHYPNLEKARCKPGIVSHSNYVIALGGEGSDSTVMDDIEVLNTNELSHWVLTGDLLPEPMWAPSLTISDKDLYIVGFSGIEWRYSTAYQIPVDAIEIPVDIVTPTNKGILKHTELPSAPCWHMSIVPHSQPPIIIGGCDSYGNNITSDIYLLDTANKKWTLVTSLSTARSSVGVTIINDDVIMVIGGSTNPSCIETALAHSSTEVEMGQVKLNQIISG; this is encoded by the exons ATGTCGGGTGACGAGGTTAGCGAAAAACTGAGGAAACTAACTTTGTTAGGAGTCAGAAATCTCAACCAACAGCTCGGAAAAGGATCATATGGACAAGTTTTCACGGTTAAATATAATGGACTTATTTGTGCAGCTAAAGAAATCCATTCACTTCTCGTTGAAGCTGGTGAGAGATATCAGGACAACTTCATTCTAGAGTGTATCCGCTGTAGCGAGCTCACCCACCCCAATATTGTTCACTTCATGGGTGTATATTATCCCAGTCGAGTATCACTTCCGGTGATGGTTATGGAGTTAATGGATGAGAGCCTTACCAATTACGTGAAGAAGCCCAATATCAATGTGAAGAGGAAGATCTCTATATTGCACGATGTGGCTGAAGGACTGGCCTACCTGCACACTCGTAACCCTCCAGTAATCCACCGTGACTTGTCCCCAAACAACATCCTATTGAAGCATCCTGGAGTAGAACAAGTGCCACCAGTTACAAAGATTGCTGATTTGGGTGTGGCTAGAATAGTTAAAGCAGACAGCCAGAGCACAAGAAGTCGGCTTACCACAGTACCAGGAACTCCTGACTTCATGCCTCCTGAAACATTTGTGGATAATCCTAAATATGGCACTGCCCTGGATGTGTTCTCATTTGGAGGGATCATGCTTCACACCCTCAATCAGGAGTGGCCTACACCAAAAACTGTTGCTCAGTTTGATCAAATAACTTGTGAAGTCATCAAAGCACTAGATGAAATCGAACGTCGTCAGAAATACTTGGACAAGATAACGGGTGAAGCAGAAATGCTACAGTCCATGATAATAGAGTGTTTAGCTAATGATCCAACCAAGCGTCCCAAAATAATTGATTTGTCTAAGAAACTCAAACCGTTGAAG GAGTCACCTTCATTTGTTCCAGCCCTACAGAGTGGCTGTTACAATATTAATTGGACTAAACATGCTGACTTGCCATCTGAGATGTATGGTGCTTCTGTTGCAGCTGATGAAGACAAAGTGTATGTTATGGCAGGTAGTAGTCCAGAGGACGACACACTATACTGCGTGTATCGGTATGACATAAGGACTGATCAGTGGGACCAGCTACCTCGTCCAGGCCATTATTGGGGTGTGTTACATGTGATTTGTGGACATCTTGTCATTATTGGTGGAGCTGTACTGGACAATGACAATCCTACACCTACTAATAAGGTACTGACGTATGACAAATATGGTAATAGCTGGGTGTCCCATTATCCTAATTTGGAGAAAGCTAGGTGCAAACCAGGAATAGTATCACATTCAAACTATGTGATTGCATTAGGAGGAGAAGGCAGTGACTCTACAGTTATGGATGACATTGAGGTACTGAACACTAATGAACTAAGTCATTGGGTTTTGACTGGTGATCTCCTGCCAGAACCAATGTGGGCTCCATCACTTACAATCTCAGACAAAGACTTGTACATTGTAGGGTTCAGTGGCATTGAATGGAGGTATTCTACAGCATACCAAATACCTGTGGACGCCATTGAAATACCTGTGGATATTGTCACACCTACCAACAAGGGAATTCTCAAGCACACTGAACTACCGTCTGCTCCCTGCTGGCACATGTCAATAGTTCCTCATTCTCAGCCTCCCATCATCATTGGTGGCTGTGATAGCtatggtaataatattacatcagaTATTTATCTACTGGACACTGCTAATAAGAAATGGACCCTAGTGACATCTCTGTCCACTGCTAGATCTAGTGTGGGCGTGACTATTAttaatgatgatgtcatcatgGTCATTGGAGGGTCTACCAATCCCAGTTGTATTGAAACAGCACTTGCACACTCCAGCACTGAAGTAGAAATGGGACAGGTCAAGCTTAACCAGATCATTTCTGGATAA